The Naumovozyma castellii chromosome 4, complete genome genome contains a region encoding:
- the ATG16 gene encoding Atg16p (ancestral locus Anc_2.354), translating to MEDILIGRLIERDIRESRFQELFEDVTTVSIEGSEPTSVQAIQQLQKMLKEKEEEIKSLKEIIAVMNKKDYKLNDELVSLNIENNVLQDKLNALTLEHDKLVSRWLAKVQEEVETMNAKLDVV from the coding sequence atggAGGACATCCTTATTGGACGACTCATTGAAAGAGATATTAGGGAATCACGGTTCCAAGAGCTGTTCGAGGATGTGACTACTGTTTCTATTGAGGGAAGCGAACCCACATCTGTCCAGGCAATTCAACAGCTGCAAAAGATgttgaaagagaaagaggAGGAAATAAAGTCTCTGAAGGAAATTATAGCGGTAATGAATAAGAAAGACTACAAGTTGAATGATGAACTAGTGAGTTtaaacattgaaaataacGTCTTGCAGGACAAATTGAATGCTCTGACTCTGGAACACGATAAGTTGGTAAGTAGATGGTTAGCAAAGGTTCAAGAGGAGGTAGAAACAATGAATGCTAAGCTGGATGTTGTCTAA